In the Mytilus trossulus isolate FHL-02 chromosome 1, PNRI_Mtr1.1.1.hap1, whole genome shotgun sequence genome, one interval contains:
- the LOC134684073 gene encoding beta-1,3-galactosyltransferase brn-like: MRIRRWNIRELKVNRFRFLIGLVCGIVLLEVSQFKKLIINSNWVIDVPALEKVVYDMQSNVSSNVKPMNNFDEAYIYKINPADSMCDNSNCDSLQMILIVKSYVFNFGQREAIRRTWGSTPKLRSKTVFIVGYADGLDKFVKHESTHNNDIIQLDMPDQYENEVYKTIYSILWLSRVNLKPEFVFFVNDDRLVNPMNIYYVATNNMYSTDSLMLGYRLSFSRASRDNSARHYISPEDYPFVFFPPYIIGGNILTNIKTIKILAIAVAFIKVIPVEEAYIGIVAKSANIKLKHYSGFLPFKESLSVLRKAVSSPGYEATYLLIRDWGLLHEDNARDSNKL; the protein is encoded by the coding sequence ATTTCGATTCTTAATTGGGTTGGTATGTGGCATTGTTCTCCTAGAAGTTAGTCAATTTAAGAAGCTCATTATCAATTCGAACTGGGTAATTGATGTTCCTGCTTTAGAAAAAGTAGTATATGACATGCAATCCAATGTGAGTTCGAATGTCAAACCGATGAACAACTTCGATGAGGCATATATCTACAAAATTAATCCTGCCGATTCAATGTGTGATAATTCAAATTGTGATTCCTTGCAAATGATCTTAATTGTAAAATCATATGTGTTTAACTTTGGTCAACGTGAAGCTATACGTAGGACATGGGGAAGCACGCCAAAACTTCGATCCAAAACTGTATTTATCGTTGGATACGCTGATGGTCTTGACAAATTTGTAAAACACGAGTCTACACATAACAACGATATTATTCAGCTGGACATGCCAGATCAGTATGAAAATgaagtttataaaacaatttattctATCCTGTGGTTAAGTCGTGTCAATTTAAAACCTGAGTTCgtcttttttgtaaatgacGACCGATTAGTTAATCCAATGAACATTTACTATGTCGCAACAAATAATATGTATTCAACAGATTCACTTATGTTGGGATATAGATTGTCTTTTTCGAGAGCAAGCAGAGATAACAGTGCTAGACATTACATTTCTCCAGAAGACTacccttttgtttttttcccaCCATATATAATAGGAGGAAATATCTTGACAAATATCAAAACTATAAAGATTTTAGCCATTGCAGTAGCCTTTATAAAAGTTATTCCAGTAGAAGAGGCATATATCGGGATAGTCGCAAAATCAGCCAATATCAAATTGAAACATTATAGTGGGTTTTTACCATTTAAAGAATCACTTTCTGTTCTAAGAAAGGCTGTTTCCTCTCCTGGTTATGAGGCAACATACCTTTTAATACGAGACTGGGGGTTGTTGCATGAGGACAATGCACGCGATAgcaataaattatga